Sequence from the Sanguibacter keddieii DSM 10542 genome:
GGGAGACCGTCAACACCGCGACCGCCGCCCTGGCCTTCGTGACCATGTGCTCCCTCGTCGCGGGTACCGGGTCGGGCGCCAAGGACGTCCCCGTGCTCACCGTCGTCGGGGTCGCGCTGTTCGTCGCGTGCACGGTCGCGGTGTCGGGCATGGGCCACGCCTTCATCCTCGTGGTGCAGAAGTGGGCCACCTGGATCTTCGGGGCGATCAACCTCCTGGTCATCGGGTTCCTCGTGGTGAACGTCGACTGGTCGCTCGTGCTCGACACCCCCACCGGCAGCGTCGCCGCCGTCCTCACCGGGATCGGGACCATCGCGGCCGGCACCGGCATCGGCTGGGCCAACTCCGGCGCGGACATGGCGCGCTACCAGGCGCCGCGGGTCAAGGCCAGCGCGCTGGTGGCCTCTGCGGCCGCAGGCGCCGGCATCCCGCTCGTCCTGATGATCTCGATGGGGTCGCTGCTCGGGGCCTCGGACTCCCAGGTGCTCGGTGCGTCGAACCCCATGGACGCCATCCGCGACACCCTGCCGTCGGGCATGGCGGTCGTCTACCTCGTGGTGTCCTTCGTGGGGCTCCTGCTGTCCAACCACCTGTCCGTCTACTCGGCCGGCCTCACCACCATCACCCTGGGGATCCGCCTGCCGCGCGTCTACGCGGTGATCGTCGACGTGGTCGTCACCACCGTCGCGTCCCTGTGCTTCCTGCTGCTCGCCGACGGCTTCTACGGCCCCTTCATCACCTTCATCTCGCTGCTCGCGGTCCCGATCGTCGCCTGGGTCGGGGTGTTCTGCGTCGACATGATCGGGCGCACGAGCTACGACGGCGACGCCCTGCTCGACCTCAGCCCGCGCTCGGGCTACTGGTACCGCGGCGGCATCGAGTGGCGCGCCTTCGGCTCGTGGCTGCTGGCCATCGTCGTCGGCGCGCTGTTC
This genomic interval carries:
- a CDS encoding purine-cytosine permease family protein translates to MTADTRTTRTRALGAVEQRGIEPVPVAERTGNPLQLFWVWFAANISVLGLPLGVALVASGLAIWQAVLVAVLGAFGSFAIVGLISIAGRRGGAPSLTLSRATFGVRGNIGPTAVALCSRLGWETVNTATAALAFVTMCSLVAGTGSGAKDVPVLTVVGVALFVACTVAVSGMGHAFILVVQKWATWIFGAINLLVIGFLVVNVDWSLVLDTPTGSVAAVLTGIGTIAAGTGIGWANSGADMARYQAPRVKASALVASAAAGAGIPLVLMISMGSLLGASDSQVLGASNPMDAIRDTLPSGMAVVYLVVSFVGLLLSNHLSVYSAGLTTITLGIRLPRVYAVIVDVVVTTVASLCFLLLADGFYGPFITFISLLAVPIVAWVGVFCVDMIGRTSYDGDALLDLSPRSGYWYRGGIEWRAFGSWLLAIVVGALFLQVQPGEAVWYTGPLHDSWVGQNGLAWVVTAVVAAGAYALAGGARRQERVR